GGAGTAGGGGATACGATCGGCAATGCATTGAGTCAAATTCAACCTTGCATTTCAGAGTGTCTAACCGATGTTCAAATCCGGTCTTTGCCGATAGATGAACGGTGGAATATGAATCAAACCTTGCAGAGTCATCTCCAACAGGCTCAAGAACTGTTACGGATTCGCAGTGGTCAGATTCATCAGCGGTTGGAGCAACTCTTAAGTTGGTTAGCCTACAAGTTTGGCTGTGAACTGGAAGAGGGACAGTTGATTAAGTTGCGGTTGACCCATCAAGATTTTGCTGAAACCCTTGGGACAACGCGCGTAACTGTTACGCGACTTCTTAGCCAACTGGAACGGGAAGGGCGCATTCAGTGGGTTGAGCAACACCTGTTACTGCGGCGGGAATAGATAGACGATCGGAAACGATACTGAGGCGGCATTGTTGCATGAAGGGGAGTCGCGAGCGGGAGAGACATGATAGATTTCAGTTACTACACATCCAAATTGAAGGCTAGGGGAGGCCTCACCTTCTGGATTGAGGAGTCCGTCCTGGAGCAGTGGGTGGTTGAGGATTTGAGCGGCAAGCCGGGCGCGTCTATCTTTGAGAGAATATTTGAGCTGCGGTCAATTGCAAGTGGGGAAAGGTTGGGGAGTGGATAGGTTGATCGCCTCGAAAGGTTGCCTCTTCGTACAATCCCTCTACTAGGGTTAAAACCATTACTGTTGCCTTGGCTGGGTCAACAATCCAATATTCAGGAATTTGGCGGGCGGCATACTCCGATCGCTTGTATCGATAGTCCCGATTTTCGCTGCTGGTGCCGGGGGAAACTACTTCTACTACCAACTGAGGTGGGGGCATATCGGGCAATATAATGCTACGGCTAGACCCCGCTAAAGCTGCTCCCAACTCCTCCGTGAGCACCATAATATCTGGCACACGGGCCGTAGCGCGGGAACCACTCACCACAATTTCTGTTCCCCGCCGCAACAAAGAACCTGGAACATGCTGTGCAA
This genomic stretch from Cyanobacteriota bacterium harbors:
- a CDS encoding Uma2 family endonuclease: MVLAAQRYMTLAEYLAYDDGTDTRYELVNGELVEMPAESDINNVIAIFLILAFAQHVPGSLLRRGTEIVVSGSRATARVPDIMVLTEELGAALAGSSRSIILPDMPPPQLVVEVVSPGTSSENRDYRYKRSEYAARQIPEYWIVDPAKATVMVLTLVEGLYEEATFRGDQPIHSPTFPHLQLTAAQIFSQR
- a CDS encoding Crp/Fnr family transcriptional regulator, whose translation is MIYPNLMNSTVIQSNRVLPRLDCPSWRSLKRREHLPSYTHELWQIESGAVRTYTLADDGTVVVLGFWGVGDTIGNALSQIQPCISECLTDVQIRSLPIDERWNMNQTLQSHLQQAQELLRIRSGQIHQRLEQLLSWLAYKFGCELEEGQLIKLRLTHQDFAETLGTTRVTVTRLLSQLEREGRIQWVEQHLLLRRE